GCGCAGCCTCACGGAGATGTTCACGTACGCCCGCACCGTGAAGGACAAGACCGGCGCGTACGGCTGGGTGCCGGCCATGAAGGACCCCAACACCGCCTCCTTCCTCGGGTACTTCCACGCCGAGGGCCTCCCCATCTACGCCGCGGACGGCAAGGCGGCCTTCAACACCGCCGCGCACGCCGCCCTGCTGCAGAAGTTCGTGGACCTGTACAAGGGCGGGTACGTGCCCGAGGACGTCGTGCGCCGCGAGGCCTTCCAGATCGCCACGGAACTGTACGCGCAAAACCGCCTGGCGATGATCATCGGTGGCCCGCAGGCGCTCACCCGCCTCAAGGACACCAACCCCGGCCTGTACGCCAAGACCGTCGTGACCGAAGCGCCGCTCGGCAAGGCGAACGTGCAGACGGGCGGCGGCATGGACCTGGTGGTGCCGGCGGCCAGCAAGCACCCGCAGGAAGCCGCGAAGCTCGCTGCGTTCTTCACGAACAACGCCAACCAGCTGGCCTTTGCGAAAGTGGTGCCGATCGTGCCCACCACCCTGGGGTCACGCAACGCGGCGCAGTTCAAAACCACGGGGAACGACCCGGTGGCCCGCGCGACCGCGCTGGTCGGCAGTTCGGGCCGGTTCATCAACCCCGGCTTCCGCGCGCCGAAGAACTCCGACGACCTGTACAAGAACTTCAACGACAACATCGAAGCGGCCCTGAGGGGCAAGAAGACCGCACAGGTCGCGCTGAACGACGCCGTGAAGTACTGGAACGCCAACATGAAGTAAGCCGGCCGGGGTGAGGGGGCCGGGCCGCGCGGCCTGGCCCCCCCGCCGCCCGCGCCCCTTTCACAAAGGACCCCGAACCGATGCGACTGCGACTCCGATGGTCTGACACCCTGCTCTCGTACGCGTTCCTGGCGCCCGCGCTGCTGCTGCTGGCCGTCTTCACGTTCTACCCGCTGCTGTACGGCACGTACCTGGGCTTCACCACCTACGACGGCGCGCGCTTCGCCCGCGGCCTGGGCCCGGAGTGGACCGGCCTGGAGAATTTCCGCACTCTCGCCAATGATCCGCTGTTCGTGCAGTCGCTCGTCAACAGCGTGAAGTACCTGCTCGTCGTGCCGGTTTTGCAGGTTGCCTCGCTGGGCGTGGCGGTGCTCGTCAACCAGCAGTTGCCGGGCATGGCGTTTTTCCGCGCGGCGTACTACGTGCCGGTCGTCACCTCGGTGTCGCTGGCCGCGGTGATGTGGGAGTGGGTCTTTCACAGGGAAGGCACCCTCAACTGGATCCTCACCGCGCTGCACCTCACCACCAAGGAGCAGGCCTTCGGCTGGCTGAACAGCGAACAGTGGGCTTTTTTTGCCGTGATGCTGGTGACCTTCTGGCGGGGTTTTGGGTACTACATGGTGCTGTACCTCGCGGGCCTGCAGAACATTCCCAGTGAACTGGAGGAAGCCGCCATCCTCGACGGCGCGAACGCCTGGCAGCGCTTCTGGCAGGTCACGGTGCCGCTGATGCGGCCCACCATCCTGCTGTGCGCCCTGCTGTCCACCATCGCCGCCCTGAAGGTGCTCGAGGAGGTGCTGGTCCTCACGAACGGCGGGCCGCTGAACTCCACCTACACCGCCCTGATGTACGTGTACGCCAAAGCCTTCCAGGGCTTCGAGTTCAACTACGGCCTGGCCAGCGCCGCGGGGCTGGTGGTGGCCGCCGTGGGCCTGCTTCTGTCCGCCCTGAATTTCCGGCTGCTGCGCAGTGACGCCGGGGGACCCGAATGAGCGCCGTCACCGTCAAGGGCAGCCGGGAGACGCGGGCGGTCACGCGCCGCTGGGCGCCGGCCCGGGCGGTGAGCGTCGCCCTGCGCTACGCGGCGCTGATCGCCGTGCTGGGCTTCGCGGTGTTCCCGTTCGTGTGGACGCTCGCCATCGCCCTGACCGACAAGACCCGGGGGGGCTCGATCTACGACTTCCCGGCCAGCCTGCTGCCCAAGGGCGTGACCTTCGCCAACTTCGTGTCGGTGTACCAGACCTTCCAGCTCGGACAGTACCTGTGGAACTCCGTGTCGATCACGCTGATGACCGTGGTGGGCACCCTGGTGATCTCCGCGCTGGCCGCCTACCCGCTGGCCCGCTTCCGCTTCCCAGGCCGGAACCTGATCTTCGGGGCGATCGTGGCCACGCTGGTCCTGCCGTCCGAAACGAACTTCATCGTCAACACCCTCACCCTCAAGCACCTGAACCTGCTGGGCACGCACCTGGGCGTGGTGATTCCCACGGTCGCCGGCGCCTTCGGGATCTTCCTGATGCGCCAGGCGTTCCTGAGCGTCCCCACCGCACTGGTCGAGGCGGCCCGCATCGACGGAGCGGGCGAACTGACCATCCTCACCCGCATCATGCTGCCGCTCACGCGGCCCAGCCTGACCGCGCTGGGCATCTTCACGCTGGTCACCACCTGGAACGCCTACTTCTGGCCGATGGTGGTGCTGTCCGCCGCGCCGGACAAGGTGCCCCTGAGCGTGGCCGTGCTCAAGCTCAAGGGGCAGTTCAACTACGACCCGTTCAACATCGCGGCCGGAGCGGTGATCATGATGCTGCCGGTACTGCTGATCTTCCTCGCCGCGCAGCGGCAGTTCATGCGGGGCATGGAAGGGGCGGTGAAGTGACCGCCTCACCGGGCGCGCTGCACGAAGCCCGCGAGGCCGCCGCGGTGGTGCGGCGCCAGGCCGCGCAGCAGGCCGAGGTGAACGAGGTCGCCCGGCTGCTGCGCACCTACCGGCCCCGTTTCGTGGTCATGCTCGCCGACGGGCTGGCCGAGTGCGCCGCCGCCACGCTGCGCTACGCGCTGGAGGCGCACCTGCGCCTGCCGGTGGTGAGTGCCCCGCCCGGCGGGGACGCCCGGGGTGTGCTGGTGCTCGTCCTCAGCCCGTCCGGCGACGCCCCGGACCTCCTGGGCACGGTCGGGCAGGCCCGCGGGGCCGGGGCACTCACCTGCGCCCTGGTCGGTGACGCGGGCAGCCCGGTGGCGCGCGGCGCGGAACTGCTCCTGACCCTCGGGGCCGCCCACCGCCCCGGCGAAGGCCACCTGGCCACCCTGACGCTGGGTGCGCGGCTGCTGCAGGCCTGGCAGGCCGACCCCGGCCTCGCCGACGCGCTCGAGGTCCTCCCGGACGCGCTCGCCCGGGTGGCCGGGCACGAAGCGGCCGTGGCGGCCATGGCCACGGCCCTGAGCCGCGCAGTGCGGGCGCAGGTGCTCGGCCTGGGCATGCATGCCGGGGTGGCGGCGCACACGGCCCGGCAGCTGCAAAGCGCAGCCGGTCTCCCCGCTCAGGCCGTGGGCGCACCGGACCCGGAACCCCACGCCGGCACGCTCATGCTGGGCTTTCAGGCGCGGGACGGTACCGCGCCCTTCACGGCCGCGACGCTGCGCGGCCAGCTTGATCAGGGCGCGCCGCTGCTGCTCATCGGAGACGACCTGCCCGGCCGGCCCGCGCACCTGCCCACGCCGCCCACCGGCCACGCCCTGACCGACGCGGCCGTCTCCGCCGCCGGCGCGCACCTGCTGATCGCGCACGCGGCCCGCCCACCGTCCACCTCCGCCCATCCGCACTGACCCGCCAGGAGCTGCCCCCTGCCATGCACCCCACCCGCACCCTGATCGTCGACCTGCCCGGCCCGGACCTGGGCGCCGAGGACGCCCGGCAACTCAAGCGCCTGGGTGCCGGAGGCGTCTGCCTCTTCGCGCGGAACGTCACCACGCCGGACCGCACGGCCCGCCTGATCCGCGACCTGCGTGACGCCCTGGGTCACGACGCGCTGGTCGGCGTGGACCAGGAGGGCGGCGCGGTACTGCGCCGCCTGGACGTGCCGCTGCCGCCCACCCCGCAGGCGCTGGGCGTGCTGGACGACCCCCGCGCCGCCCACCGCGCCGGGCAGATCGCGGCGCGCGGCCTGATCGAACTGGGCATCAACTGGAATTTCGCGCCCAGCCTGGACGTGAACGTCGACCCGCTCAACCCGGTGATCGGCGAGCGGTCCTTCGGGACGGACCCGGAGCGGGTGGCGGCGCTGGGCACCGCCTGGGCGCAGGGCAGCGAGGCGGCCGGGGTGCTGGGCTGCGTCAAGCACTTCCCGGGTCACGGGGACACGCGGGTGGACAGTCACCTCGACCTGCCGGTGGTGCGCAAGGCGCCCGCTGAGCTGGAACGCACCGAGTGGCCTCCCTTCCAGGCGGCGGTCCGCGCCGGGGTGGGCAGCCTGATGACGGCCCACATCCTCTACCCCGCGCTGGACCCGGAGGCGCCCGCCACGCTGTCCGGCCCGGTTCTGAGCGGCCTGCTGAGAGGGCAGTGGGGGTACGACGGGGTGGTGGTGACCGACGACGTCGGCATGCGAGCCATCGCGGACCGCCACCCGGCCTTCAGCGCTGCGCCGCTGGCCCTGCAGGCCGGCGCGGACGCCGTGCTCGTGTGCGGGCACGGGGATCCCGGCGCACACGAGCAGGCCGCGCGCGCCCTGGACCTGGCCCTGAGCCGCGCCGCGCTTACCGAGGCGCGGGTCGCGCAGGCACTCGCCCGGTTGTCACGCGCCGCCGCGCGCTTCCCGGGGACGCCCCGCCCGTACCTGCCCGGGCAGTGGGACGCCGACGAGCAGGACGTGGCTTGGATGGCGGAGGCATCCCTCACCTGGACGGCCGCGCCACTGACGCTCGACCCGGGCCGGGAGGTGCTGCTGCTCGCTCCGGACACGGCACCGCTGGGCGGACCGTACGGGGACGCCCTGAGCGGGGAGGCGCTGGCGGCCGCCCTGCGGGCGCACCTGCCGCGCCTGCACCGGGTCAGCCTGCACGACGAAAGCGGTGTGCGGCAGGCTCTCAGGGACCCGGACGTGCCGGTGCTGCTCGCCACCACCGGCCGCTGGGCGGTCCCGGAAGACACGCGCCGGACCGCCGCGCTGCTCGGCGGGCGGCGCGCTCCGGTGCTGCACCTCGCCCTCTGGAGTGCGCAGGCCGCGGTGGACCTGGCCCTGCCGGCCGTGATCACGCACGGCTTCCGCCCGGCGAACCTGAACGCCCTGGGGCGCGCCCTGAGCGGGGTCAGGGCGTGACCGGCGTGGTGGGCGTCGATATCGGCGGCACGAAAACCGCCGTGGGAACGCTCGGGCAGCTGTTGGGCGTCTGGCCCACTCCGGACAGCGGCCCGGCCCTCGTCGAACTGATCCAGGCGGCGCTGGAGGGCAGCGGCGCCGCGCTGTCGCGGCTGGGCGTGTGCGTCGCCGGGCGGGTGGACCCGGAACGGGGCACCACGCGCGCCGCGAACCTGCCCTCACTGGTCGGCTTTCCCCTGCGGGACGCCCTGCACGCGGCGCTGCGGGTGCCTGTGACACTCGTGAACGACGCGGACGCCGCCGCCCTGGCCGAGCACCGCGCCGGAAGTGCCCGTGGCGCTCGGGCCAGCGTGTTCGTGACCGTCTCCACCGGCATCGGCGCCGCGTACGTCAGCGGCAGCGGCGCGCTGCGCGGCGCGCACGGGCAGGCCATGGAGCTCGGGCATCTGCCCAGCCCGGGCGCCCACGGGCCCTGCCACTGCGGCCGCCAGGGCTGCCTGGAGCTCGTGGCATCCGGCAGCGCGATCAACCGGGCCTTGCGGGTCAGACTGAACCGGCCCGGCGCCGCGCCAGCCGAACTCGCGGCCCTCGCCGCGGCCGGGGAGCCCGGCGTCCAGGAGGTGCTGCACGCCGCGGGTCACGCGCTGGGCGTGGCGCTGCTCCCGGTGTGCCTGACGCTCGACCCGGACGTGATCGTGATCGGCGGCGGGGCCACCCTGGCCTACGGTGACCGGCTGCTGGACCCGGTTCGCGGGGCGCTGCGGGACGCCCTGCAGCCCTGGCCGGGACCGGACGTGCGGCCCGCCTGCCTGGGCGTGCAGGCCGGGGTGACGGGCGCCGCCCTGGCGGCCATGGACGCGGCGCCCGTCGCGGCCCGCTGAGCCCAGGGTCTAGCTCTCTTCGGCCGGCAGGTGCGGGGCGAGCACGAAGCGGTAGATGTACTCCGAGGACGCCTCCATGGGCGGGGCCACTGGGGGAAAGTGGCGGCGAAGCAGGTCCACCAGGTCCCGCTGGAAGGCCTTGGCTTCCGCGCGGGTCAGGCGGATCACGCCGCCGGAATTCCACACGGCCGGCCGGTCGTCACGCAGCAGGTCCGGGAAGAAGCTGCCGGCCCCGCCGACCGGGAGCGGCACGATGTCCTTGGTCACGCGGCCGGTGTCGGTGCGGTACACGTGCAGTCCCAGTTCGTGGTCGTCACCCGCAGCAGCCTGCCAGGCGGCGCCGACGCTGCGCAGCAGGGCGCCGTGCATCACGCCGAACAGCACGTCGTACAGCGACGCGGCGGCTTCCAGCGGCGTGACGTGAAACGGCACGAACAGGGCCGCGGCCGCGCGGTACGTCTGCGCGGACCGGCCCCGGCGGGCCTGCACGGCGGCCCGCTCGACGAGGCCCAGGCGCTCGAACTGCTGAAGGCGGTACTTCATGGTGTTCAGCGGCACGCCAGCCTCCCGCGCGGCGTCCGCCAGGGACACCTCCGCGCCCATGAAGGGGGCCAGCATGCGCGCCACGCGGGCGTCCAGCACGAGGCGGGCCGCGTCCGGGTCGGTCACGACCGTGGGCGGCGCACCGGTGGTGCGAACGGGAGGTGTCATTCGTCTTCAGGGTACTGGCAGGCTGCCGGCATGAACAGTCTGCTGTGGCGCGGCGAGTTCGCGCGGTTGTGGTGGGGGGGCCTGATCAACGCGATCGGCACCTGGATGACAGGCGCGGCCCTGCCCGTCTACGTGTACACGACCACGGAGTCCGTGCCGGCCGCGGGCGCGATGGCGCTGGCCGCCACGCTGCCGGGCGTGCTGCTGGGCTCCAGTGCCGGCGTGATCGCCGACCGGTTCGACCGGCGCGCGGTGCTGGTCGTCACGAACCTGCTGGCGGCCCTGAGTCTGCTGCCGCTGCTGTTCGTGGGGACTCAGGGGTTGTGGGTGGTGTACCTCTCGGCGGTCCTCAAGGCGCTGGTGACGCTCCCGACCGGCCCGGCGCGCTCGGCGCTGCTGCCGGCGCTGGTGCCCGAAGCGCAGCTCGCGCAGGCCAACGCCCTGAACGCGCTGAACAACAACCTCGCACGGCTCGTCGGGCCGGCCCTGGGCGGCCTGATCTTCGCGGCGGCCGACCTGTCCAGCGTGGTCGTGCTGGACCTCGTGACCTACCTGGTGGCGGCCGCCTTCATCGCCTCCCTGACGCCGCATCCCGTTGCGGCCGGACCGCGCGAGGCGGTCCGCGCCGCCCTCACGGCCGGCTGGCGGGCGGTCCGGGTGTCGCCGGCCCTGCTGACCCTGGTGCTGTACCTGGCGGTCACGTCGATCGGCGAGGGGGTGTTCGGGGTGCTGCTCGCGCCGTTCGTGACGCACGTGCTCGGCGGGGACGCCCTCGCGTTCGGCTGGGTGCTGAGCGCGCAGGCGATCGGCGGGGTGGTGGGGGGCGCCCTGGTCGCCCGGCACGCCGGGCGCGTCGCGCCGCTGCGGCTGTGGGTGTTCGGCGCGGCCGGGCTGGGCCTGGCGGACCTGGCGATCTTCCTGTACCCGCTGGCGTGGCCGGGGGTCGGGCCGGCGCTGGCGCTGATGGTGCTGGCCGGGGTGCCGGCCAGCGCGGCCGGGGCGGGCTGGATGACGCTGGCGCAGCACTTCACGGACGACGCGGTGCGTGGCCGGGTGTTCGGGCTGGCGGGGCAGCTGTCCGGCGTGGGGTTGCTGCTGGGCCTGGGGCTCGCCACGCTGGCGGGGCAGGCGGCGCCGATCACCGCGCTGCTGTGCGTGCACAGCGCGCTGCTGATGCTGGGCGGCCTGGGCGCGTGGGTGGTGTGGCGGTCCCGGCAGCTCGACCGCCTGCCGGCGGGCGCGGCGCCCGCCACGGCGGCCTGACGCCTCCTGGCCCGGCGCTCTCACCAAGGCACCCACATTCCGTCACATCCAGAATTCATTTATGGGTTAAGCTGTGGGCAGAATGACGCTGCGAATCGCGCTGGTCGACGACAACCCCATGGACCGCCACCTCGCCGCCGAAGCCCTCGACGAGGTCTGCCCCGGCTGCGTGGCCGAAACGTTCGCCAGCGGACAGGCCCTGCTGCGCCACCTGCACGCCGCGCCGCTGCCCGACCTGCTGCTGCTCGACCTGAACATGCCCGGCCTCACCGGCCTGGACGTCCTCCAGGCCCTGAAGGCCGACCCGCGCCTGAGCCTGATGCCCGTGGTGGTCCTCACGACGTCCAGCGCCCCGTCGGACATCGAGCAGGCCTACGCCCTGCACGCCAGCTCGTACCTCGTGAAGGCCGCCACGTTCACCGAGTTTCTGGGGCAGGTGGACGCGCTCATCCGTTACTGGACCCTCAACCGCACCGTGCCCGCACGGCCGGCGGAGTTCAGCCGAAGGTCTGCACGATCAGCGTGAGCAGGCCGAGCCCGAGGACGCCCAGCAGGACATTGAACGTGAGTTCAAGCCAGTCCCGTTTCATGCCCTCACCTTAATGCCCGCCCGGACGCCGCGTTGCCTGATCTGTGGACCGCTCAGCCCGGCCCGTACTCCCGGGGCTGCGTGGAGATGGCCCGGCTGGCCACCTGTACCGCCTGGCACAGCGCCTCCGGCAGCGCCGCGCCCCGCAGGAGGTGGTGCAGGTACGCGGCGTTCCAGGTGTCGCCCGCCCCGACCGAGTCGATGACGTCCACCTCCGGCGCGGCCTGTCTCGTGACGCCCTGGCGGGTGCCGGCGATCACGCCCCGCGCGCCGCACTTGATCACCACCGTGCCCTGAGGGTGCACGCCGTCCGTCAGCAGCGCCAGCGCCTCGTCCGGCCCGCCTGCGCCGGTCAGCTGCTGCGCCTCGAGCTCGTTGATCAGCAGGTGATGCACCTGCGGCAGCCAGGCCATCACCTCCGCGCGGACGTCCGCGGTGAATCCCTCGTCCGGCCACCCGAAGTCCAGGGCGACGGGGGTGCCCTGCCGCGCGAAATGCGCCAGGAGGGCCGGGTACTCCCGCCTCAGCCGCGGCGTCAGGAAGGCGCCGGCCAGCAGGACCAGGCGGGCAGCCGGCAGCCAGGGCCGGGCGGCCTCCCAGCTCAGCTCGCGCAGGTGCCCGAGGTGCGTCAGGAACGTCCGCTCCCCGTTGGGATGCGCGGCGGCGACCGTCAGGGAGGTGGGGCCGGGCGAGGCGATCCAGTGGACCGGCCCGGCCGGCGTGTGCGCCCGCAGCCACTGCCCGGCGAGGTCGTCCCCGACGGTGCTGACGGCCGCGAAGCGGGTGCCCAGCGCGGCGCACGCCAGGACGGCGTTCCCGGCGTTGCCGCCGACACGCCAGGTCAGCTGATCCACCAGTCGCTCGGTGCCCTCCTGCGGCCAGTGGTCCAGCGGCCCGAGAATCAGGTCGACGTTGATGTTGCCCAGGATCACCAGATCGGCGCTTCCGGTCATGACGGCGGCCCCGGGAGCGGAAAGTCCACGCGCAGGCCCGCGAACAGGTCCGTGAGCGGGTACTCGGGAATCACCCCGCGCGACCCGCCGAGGCTGTAGGTCTCCGTGCTCAGCAGGGGCTGCAGCTGAGCCTCGCTGAGCGTGCCGAGCGTGCTGGCCGGCCCGGTCTGGCTGCGGTGCGCGAACAGCGCCGCGCGTTTCTGCCCGGCGTGCGCGCGCACGTCGAGCCGCGCGGCGATGGTGCAGTCGCACACCGCGAACACCTCCGGGGAGAGCCCGTCGAGCACGCCGAGGGCCTGACCGCTTTGCAGCGCGAGCATCTCCTCGCGCGTCTGAACGGTGTAGAAGAGCCGCTCGATCTTCACGCGCCGGAACCCGCTGCTGCTGAAAGCCGCGGTGGCCACGCGGTG
This is a stretch of genomic DNA from Deinococcus ficus. It encodes these proteins:
- a CDS encoding PIG-L family deacetylase, translating into MRASLLAVFAHPDDETLRCGGTLAHYAARGAEVTLVCLTRGEAGRNTDPALQVECLATQREQELQHACRILGARPPIFLDYHDSGRGERLRRHDPDATINADPLEMEARLLAVIEQVRPQVMLTFDPHGMYGHPDHLVAHRVATAAFSSSGFRRVKIERLFYTVQTREEMLALQSGQALGVLDGLSPEVFAVCDCTIAARLDVRAHAGQKRAALFAHRSQTGPASTLGTLSEAQLQPLLSTETYSLGGSRGVIPEYPLTDLFAGLRVDFPLPGPPS
- a CDS encoding MFS transporter is translated as MNSLLWRGEFARLWWGGLINAIGTWMTGAALPVYVYTTTESVPAAGAMALAATLPGVLLGSSAGVIADRFDRRAVLVVTNLLAALSLLPLLFVGTQGLWVVYLSAVLKALVTLPTGPARSALLPALVPEAQLAQANALNALNNNLARLVGPALGGLIFAAADLSSVVVLDLVTYLVAAAFIASLTPHPVAAGPREAVRAALTAGWRAVRVSPALLTLVLYLAVTSIGEGVFGVLLAPFVTHVLGGDALAFGWVLSAQAIGGVVGGALVARHAGRVAPLRLWVFGAAGLGLADLAIFLYPLAWPGVGPALALMVLAGVPASAAGAGWMTLAQHFTDDAVRGRVFGLAGQLSGVGLLLGLGLATLAGQAAPITALLCVHSALLMLGGLGAWVVWRSRQLDRLPAGAAPATAA
- a CDS encoding carbohydrate ABC transporter permease; translation: MRLRLRWSDTLLSYAFLAPALLLLAVFTFYPLLYGTYLGFTTYDGARFARGLGPEWTGLENFRTLANDPLFVQSLVNSVKYLLVVPVLQVASLGVAVLVNQQLPGMAFFRAAYYVPVVTSVSLAAVMWEWVFHREGTLNWILTALHLTTKEQAFGWLNSEQWAFFAVMLVTFWRGFGYYMVLYLAGLQNIPSELEEAAILDGANAWQRFWQVTVPLMRPTILLCALLSTIAALKVLEEVLVLTNGGPLNSTYTALMYVYAKAFQGFEFNYGLASAAGLVVAAVGLLLSALNFRLLRSDAGGPE
- a CDS encoding carbohydrate ABC transporter permease — protein: MSAVTVKGSRETRAVTRRWAPARAVSVALRYAALIAVLGFAVFPFVWTLAIALTDKTRGGSIYDFPASLLPKGVTFANFVSVYQTFQLGQYLWNSVSITLMTVVGTLVISALAAYPLARFRFPGRNLIFGAIVATLVLPSETNFIVNTLTLKHLNLLGTHLGVVIPTVAGAFGIFLMRQAFLSVPTALVEAARIDGAGELTILTRIMLPLTRPSLTALGIFTLVTTWNAYFWPMVVLSAAPDKVPLSVAVLKLKGQFNYDPFNIAAGAVIMMLPVLLIFLAAQRQFMRGMEGAVK
- a CDS encoding transcriptional regulator gives rise to the protein MTPPVRTTGAPPTVVTDPDAARLVLDARVARMLAPFMGAEVSLADAAREAGVPLNTMKYRLQQFERLGLVERAAVQARRGRSAQTYRAAAALFVPFHVTPLEAAASLYDVLFGVMHGALLRSVGAAWQAAAGDDHELGLHVYRTDTGRVTKDIVPLPVGGAGSFFPDLLRDDRPAVWNSGGVIRLTRAEAKAFQRDLVDLLRRHFPPVAPPMEASSEYIYRFVLAPHLPAEES
- a CDS encoding ABC transporter substrate-binding protein, whose amino-acid sequence is MRRALTTLTAALGIATLSSAAQAQTTVTFWTWYLSPKFDDYIKTTIAAFEKANPGIKVQWFDKQDSMVQDFLAAVNLGNAPDVINLNIDETQKAAQNGFLRAASDLSGRTYLTSTYYPQSITNFSYQGKTYGYPWYGWLNEGVLLYNPDLYQKAGLTRAPRSLTEMFTYARTVKDKTGAYGWVPAMKDPNTASFLGYFHAEGLPIYAADGKAAFNTAAHAALLQKFVDLYKGGYVPEDVVRREAFQIATELYAQNRLAMIIGGPQALTRLKDTNPGLYAKTVVTEAPLGKANVQTGGGMDLVVPAASKHPQEAAKLAAFFTNNANQLAFAKVVPIVPTTLGSRNAAQFKTTGNDPVARATALVGSSGRFINPGFRAPKNSDDLYKNFNDNIEAALRGKKTAQVALNDAVKYWNANMK
- a CDS encoding ROK family protein, which produces MTGVVGVDIGGTKTAVGTLGQLLGVWPTPDSGPALVELIQAALEGSGAALSRLGVCVAGRVDPERGTTRAANLPSLVGFPLRDALHAALRVPVTLVNDADAAALAEHRAGSARGARASVFVTVSTGIGAAYVSGSGALRGAHGQAMELGHLPSPGAHGPCHCGRQGCLELVASGSAINRALRVRLNRPGAAPAELAALAAAGEPGVQEVLHAAGHALGVALLPVCLTLDPDVIVIGGGATLAYGDRLLDPVRGALRDALQPWPGPDVRPACLGVQAGVTGAALAAMDAAPVAAR
- a CDS encoding response regulator, translating into MTLRIALVDDNPMDRHLAAEALDEVCPGCVAETFASGQALLRHLHAAPLPDLLLLDLNMPGLTGLDVLQALKADPRLSLMPVVVLTTSSAPSDIEQAYALHASSYLVKAATFTEFLGQVDALIRYWTLNRTVPARPAEFSRRSARSA
- a CDS encoding SIS domain-containing protein: MTASPGALHEAREAAAVVRRQAAQQAEVNEVARLLRTYRPRFVVMLADGLAECAAATLRYALEAHLRLPVVSAPPGGDARGVLVLVLSPSGDAPDLLGTVGQARGAGALTCALVGDAGSPVARGAELLLTLGAAHRPGEGHLATLTLGARLLQAWQADPGLADALEVLPDALARVAGHEAAVAAMATALSRAVRAQVLGLGMHAGVAAHTARQLQSAAGLPAQAVGAPDPEPHAGTLMLGFQARDGTAPFTAATLRGQLDQGAPLLLIGDDLPGRPAHLPTPPTGHALTDAAVSAAGAHLLIAHAARPPSTSAHPH
- the nagZ gene encoding beta-N-acetylhexosaminidase, whose amino-acid sequence is MHPTRTLIVDLPGPDLGAEDARQLKRLGAGGVCLFARNVTTPDRTARLIRDLRDALGHDALVGVDQEGGAVLRRLDVPLPPTPQALGVLDDPRAAHRAGQIAARGLIELGINWNFAPSLDVNVDPLNPVIGERSFGTDPERVAALGTAWAQGSEAAGVLGCVKHFPGHGDTRVDSHLDLPVVRKAPAELERTEWPPFQAAVRAGVGSLMTAHILYPALDPEAPATLSGPVLSGLLRGQWGYDGVVVTDDVGMRAIADRHPAFSAAPLALQAGADAVLVCGHGDPGAHEQAARALDLALSRAALTEARVAQALARLSRAAARFPGTPRPYLPGQWDADEQDVAWMAEASLTWTAAPLTLDPGREVLLLAPDTAPLGGPYGDALSGEALAAALRAHLPRLHRVSLHDESGVRQALRDPDVPVLLATTGRWAVPEDTRRTAALLGGRRAPVLHLALWSAQAAVDLALPAVITHGFRPANLNALGRALSGVRA
- a CDS encoding carbohydrate kinase family protein is translated as MTGSADLVILGNINVDLILGPLDHWPQEGTERLVDQLTWRVGGNAGNAVLACAALGTRFAAVSTVGDDLAGQWLRAHTPAGPVHWIASPGPTSLTVAAAHPNGERTFLTHLGHLRELSWEAARPWLPAARLVLLAGAFLTPRLRREYPALLAHFARQGTPVALDFGWPDEGFTADVRAEVMAWLPQVHHLLINELEAQQLTGAGGPDEALALLTDGVHPQGTVVIKCGARGVIAGTRQGVTRQAAPEVDVIDSVGAGDTWNAAYLHHLLRGAALPEALCQAVQVASRAISTQPREYGPG